A window of the Radiobacillus deserti genome harbors these coding sequences:
- a CDS encoding ABC transporter ATP-binding protein, whose translation MKTVLSFVKNYKFALFLALFLMVVELAVELVQPIIMGIMVDDGITKRDMDIVLDWATILLVLSVVAFAAGIISSFYASKVSQYTGYDLREDLYNRIQAFSTSQIQRFTTSSLITRLTNDVTQIQAFLFTSVRIMLRAPLFILGGMVMSFTVNVPLAWILLSIVPVLLVIMFVLLTKGVRMFGMVQQKLDRLNTVIRENLFGIRLVKSFNRGAYESERFAKENESLQKSNRQALRLMEYTMPVVMLGLNVTMVAILWVGSIQLRFGDAQTGDIVAIINYATRILGAFGVFTFLLLTFSRGKASAERIEKVLVEFPKDSIVTEKQKLSLQGGITFQQVSFQYGGKDLYVLKNVSFEVVPGETVGVLGETGSGKSSLLQLIPNLIQASSGQILLDGVRMEELDPAHIRKQIGMVPQEAHLFSGTIKDNLLWGKNDATDEEIIEAAKDASIHEFIMTLPQQYDTQIGQRGVNLSGGQKQRLSLARALVRAPKILLLDDSTSALDAQTEKRVLSALAKRKCAVINVAQKVSSVKDSNQILLMKNGEIHEKGTHQELLKSSAYYQQIYQSQVGKGVYASGE comes from the coding sequence ATGAAGACTGTCTTATCATTTGTGAAAAATTATAAGTTTGCATTATTCTTGGCCCTCTTTTTAATGGTAGTAGAGCTAGCTGTTGAGCTCGTACAACCAATTATAATGGGGATTATGGTGGATGACGGGATTACAAAGAGAGATATGGATATTGTTCTGGATTGGGCTACCATTTTACTTGTGCTATCCGTTGTCGCATTCGCAGCAGGAATCATTAGTTCTTTCTATGCTTCCAAAGTAAGCCAATACACGGGCTATGATTTAAGAGAAGATTTATATAATAGGATTCAAGCTTTTTCAACGAGTCAGATTCAGCGTTTTACGACGTCGTCTTTAATTACAAGATTGACAAACGATGTGACCCAAATCCAAGCGTTTTTATTTACAAGTGTACGAATTATGCTACGCGCACCTTTGTTCATTCTAGGTGGGATGGTGATGTCTTTTACCGTTAATGTACCGCTAGCCTGGATTTTATTATCCATTGTTCCGGTTTTATTGGTCATTATGTTTGTTTTATTAACCAAAGGCGTCCGTATGTTTGGAATGGTTCAACAAAAGCTAGATCGATTAAATACAGTGATAAGAGAGAATCTATTTGGCATCCGCTTGGTGAAATCGTTTAATCGAGGTGCTTATGAATCAGAGCGATTTGCTAAAGAGAATGAATCCCTCCAAAAAAGTAATCGACAAGCCCTTCGATTGATGGAATATACGATGCCGGTCGTGATGTTAGGGCTGAATGTAACGATGGTTGCGATTCTTTGGGTAGGCTCCATTCAATTACGCTTTGGCGATGCACAAACAGGTGACATTGTTGCCATTATAAATTATGCAACTCGAATTCTTGGGGCATTTGGTGTGTTTACATTCCTACTATTAACCTTTTCACGTGGAAAGGCATCTGCGGAACGGATTGAAAAAGTGTTGGTTGAATTCCCGAAAGATAGTATTGTGACAGAGAAGCAGAAGCTCTCCTTGCAAGGTGGTATCACGTTTCAACAAGTTTCCTTTCAGTATGGAGGAAAGGATCTATATGTATTAAAGAATGTCTCATTTGAGGTGGTACCAGGTGAGACAGTTGGTGTTCTAGGGGAAACAGGGTCTGGTAAGAGTTCTTTATTACAACTAATACCGAACCTGATTCAAGCGTCTTCTGGTCAAATATTGCTGGATGGGGTTCGGATGGAAGAGTTAGATCCAGCTCATATTCGCAAGCAAATTGGTATGGTTCCTCAAGAAGCACACCTCTTCTCTGGAACGATTAAAGATAACCTACTTTGGGGAAAAAATGATGCCACAGATGAGGAAATAATAGAGGCTGCAAAAGATGCTTCTATCCATGAATTTATCATGACGCTACCCCAACAGTATGATACGCAAATCGGACAACGAGGAGTTAATTTATCTGGTGGACAAAAGCAACGTTTATCTTTAGCCCGTGCACTTGTAAGAGCACCTAAGATTTTGTTGCTGGATGACAGTACAAGTGCACTGGATGCCCAAACGGAAAAAAGGGTCTTATCGGCGCTTGCTAAAAGAAAATGTGCGGTAATCAACGTTGCTCAAAAGGTGAGTTCGGTCAAGGATTCTAACCAAATATTATTGATGAAAAATGGAGAGATTCATGAGAAAGGAACGCATCAAGAGCTGTTAAAAAGCAGTGCTTATTATCAACAAATTTATCAATCCCAAGTTGGAAAAGGGGTTTATGCAAGTGGCGAATAA
- a CDS encoding purine/pyrimidine permease — translation MQQPKQTIPVTTTIMESIQWFIFLLASSVAMPIVIGAIYGLDFAEVAGLMQRTFFVVGVASFLQGLFGHRLPIMEGPAGIWISIFTVMSITGVQQGATATETLQLVEGTMIWTGVFLFLFGIFKLTERILFVFTPLVTGTFFILLTVQLSGTFLEGMLGLQDGSESIQPTKTLLAFITFLTVLGLSIFARGWLSSYAVLIGIIIGWIAYVFVFGFHQADGESSIFSFPELFAWGNPNLDINSIPIAFITAVILISNVVASVVAANQSLGNEEASQGKQINRGTSLLGINHGLAGMFSAVANVPLATSAGFISLTGQKRKLPFLIASVTLVIIAFFPLIVSIISGIPSPIANAALMATFVQLVGLALRNITSQPLDSRKTTIVGVAYLIGIGTMFLPSEVFAGLPSLVQNLASNGLLLGTGLVILIEQLWKEKTS, via the coding sequence ATGCAACAACCAAAGCAAACAATACCAGTTACCACGACGATAATGGAGTCCATACAGTGGTTTATCTTTTTACTTGCAAGCTCCGTTGCAATGCCTATCGTCATAGGAGCCATATACGGTTTAGACTTTGCAGAAGTCGCAGGGCTCATGCAAAGAACCTTTTTTGTCGTAGGGGTCGCGTCTTTTTTGCAAGGTCTTTTTGGTCACCGATTACCGATTATGGAAGGACCAGCTGGAATTTGGATTAGTATATTTACCGTTATGTCGATTACGGGTGTACAGCAAGGTGCTACTGCGACGGAAACCTTACAGCTTGTGGAAGGAACGATGATTTGGACGGGAGTCTTTTTGTTTTTATTCGGTATATTTAAGCTGACGGAAAGGATTTTATTTGTTTTCACCCCGTTAGTCACAGGAACCTTCTTTATTTTATTAACAGTTCAACTAAGCGGAACATTCCTAGAGGGGATGCTCGGTCTTCAGGATGGATCTGAATCCATACAACCAACTAAAACATTACTTGCCTTTATCACTTTTTTAACCGTATTAGGACTTTCTATTTTTGCGAGAGGCTGGCTAAGCAGTTATGCTGTATTAATTGGGATCATCATTGGCTGGATTGCTTACGTATTCGTCTTCGGTTTCCATCAAGCGGACGGAGAATCCTCTATATTTTCATTCCCCGAGCTGTTTGCATGGGGAAATCCCAACTTGGACATCAATTCGATCCCAATTGCCTTTATCACAGCCGTTATTCTTATATCTAATGTCGTTGCATCTGTGGTGGCGGCCAATCAGTCTCTTGGAAATGAGGAGGCTTCTCAAGGGAAGCAGATTAATAGAGGGACTTCCTTATTAGGGATTAACCACGGTTTAGCTGGTATGTTTTCAGCAGTTGCCAATGTGCCCCTAGCAACCTCTGCAGGCTTTATCAGCTTAACTGGACAAAAAAGGAAACTGCCATTTTTAATTGCGTCAGTCACCTTAGTGATTATTGCGTTTTTTCCGCTTATTGTTTCTATTATTTCAGGGATCCCTTCGCCGATTGCTAACGCAGCTTTAATGGCAACCTTTGTTCAACTCGTGGGATTAGCGCTCCGAAATATTACGAGCCAACCATTAGACTCCCGTAAAACTACAATTGTAGGTGTGGCTTATTTAATTGGAATTGGAACGATGTTTTTACCTTCCGAAGTATTTGCTGGACTACCATCTTTAGTTCAAAACCTTGCAAGCAACGGGCTGCTGCTAGGAACGGGACTTGTTATTTTAATCGAACAACTATGGAAAGAGAAAACCAGCTAG
- a CDS encoding DUF1002 domain-containing protein → MRKLLSACLIMAILFTAIIQVPTSVLASTGNGDEGINEKFGLPIVVYGESLSEEQKQEVRNLLDIDDPSTVNEIIVTAEDLVKFIDGDPNSNMYSSAKITRKEEGNGLVINIVNQENITQVTNEMYANALLTAGIENAVVEVASPLKVSGHSALTGIYKAYNVDGESLDKDRMEVANEELSVATQLAEQSGVDQEKVSELLTEIKQAIADQNPASKEEIEQIVKDQLATLNIDLNDEDIARLVALFDKMRSININFDNVKSQLDDIAGDIRSKLEEVANDEGFWQGVKDFFQNIIDGLKSLFG, encoded by the coding sequence ATGCGAAAGCTATTAAGTGCATGTCTTATAATGGCTATACTATTTACAGCTATCATTCAAGTGCCAACTTCAGTGCTTGCAAGTACAGGTAATGGAGATGAAGGAATTAATGAAAAGTTTGGCTTGCCAATCGTTGTGTATGGAGAATCTTTGTCTGAAGAGCAAAAGCAAGAGGTTAGAAATTTGTTAGATATTGATGACCCATCTACCGTAAATGAAATTATCGTAACGGCAGAAGATTTAGTGAAGTTTATCGATGGAGATCCAAATTCTAACATGTATTCCTCTGCCAAAATAACTCGTAAAGAAGAAGGCAATGGCTTAGTTATTAACATTGTAAACCAAGAGAATATTACGCAAGTAACAAATGAGATGTATGCGAATGCTTTATTAACTGCAGGTATCGAAAATGCAGTGGTAGAGGTTGCTTCCCCGTTAAAGGTTAGTGGCCATTCAGCCTTAACTGGTATTTATAAAGCGTACAATGTAGATGGTGAATCTTTAGATAAAGACCGAATGGAAGTAGCAAATGAAGAGTTATCTGTAGCTACACAGCTTGCGGAACAAAGTGGAGTTGATCAAGAAAAGGTCAGTGAGCTTTTGACTGAAATCAAACAAGCTATTGCGGATCAAAACCCTGCTAGCAAGGAAGAAATCGAACAAATAGTGAAAGACCAACTCGCCACTTTAAACATAGACTTAAACGATGAAGATATCGCTCGGTTAGTTGCGTTGTTTGATAAAATGCGTTCCATTAATATAAACTTTGATAATGTAAAAAGTCAGCTAGATGATATTGCAGGAGATATACGTAGTAAGTTGGAAGAGGTAGCGAATGATGAAGGCTTTTGGCAAGGGGTTAAAGACTTTTTCCAAAACATTATCGATGGATTGAAAAGTCTATTTGGATGA
- a CDS encoding ABC transporter ATP-binding protein, whose amino-acid sequence MQVANNQQKDTTNWSSNVRNHPHANRGMKMKPPKIEDVKGTLLRLWEYMSRDRRLFFFVILFVVISSALSLVGPYLLGVAVDELVQQSPMEELIRLFILLLVVFVLQSLTSWLQGVWMVSIAQRTIYFMRNDLFSHLQKLPLAFFQTRQYGELMSRVTNDIENVSRTLNSTVIQVLTSVLTIVGTLAAMLWLSPLLTLLTIIIVPLMFMGMKWITNRTGKFFKEQQRHLGQMNGFIEESLSGHTIVKMYSQEAYVMNQFQKQNVALRDASYWAQTYSGFIPKLMNSLNNLSFTIIVGVGAIFAIRFEGLVSIGIIVTFTAYSRQFTRPLNDLANQFNVILSAVAGAERVFQILDERVEEIESDYQAMNEIVGKVEFRDVSFAYEGEQVLKGISFKANPGETIALVGPTGAGKTTIISLISRFYDPVQGQILIDDTDIQTFSKSNLRDQVGVVLQDAHLFETTIWENIRYGRLDATDKEVVEAAKNANAHHFINNLPDGYDTVLYSNGAGISHGQRQLLSIARVLLANPSILILDEATSGIDSITELAINEALSRVMKGRTSFVIAHRLNTVRNADQIFVLQNGRIIERGNHESLMNQAGFYAELVETQTERITNNA is encoded by the coding sequence ATGCAAGTGGCGAATAATCAACAGAAAGACACCACCAATTGGAGTTCCAATGTTCGAAACCATCCGCATGCCAATCGGGGTATGAAGATGAAGCCACCCAAAATAGAAGATGTAAAGGGTACACTGCTAAGATTATGGGAGTATATGTCTCGCGACCGTAGGCTGTTTTTCTTTGTCATCTTGTTTGTCGTGATTAGTTCCGCTTTATCATTGGTAGGCCCATACTTACTAGGGGTTGCTGTGGATGAACTAGTTCAACAATCTCCTATGGAGGAGCTAATCCGGCTATTCATCTTATTGTTGGTTGTATTTGTTTTACAGTCTTTGACGAGCTGGCTACAAGGTGTATGGATGGTATCTATTGCACAAAGAACCATTTACTTTATGCGAAATGATTTATTTTCCCACCTGCAAAAATTACCGTTGGCCTTTTTCCAGACAAGGCAATATGGGGAATTGATGAGTCGTGTGACCAATGACATTGAAAATGTTAGTCGTACATTGAATTCGACGGTTATCCAAGTGTTGACTAGTGTATTAACCATTGTGGGAACACTGGCCGCAATGCTATGGTTGAGCCCTTTATTAACGTTATTGACGATTATAATTGTGCCTCTCATGTTTATGGGTATGAAGTGGATTACGAACCGAACTGGAAAGTTCTTTAAAGAACAACAACGTCACCTCGGTCAAATGAATGGCTTTATCGAGGAATCGTTATCTGGTCATACAATTGTAAAGATGTATTCACAGGAAGCGTATGTCATGAATCAATTTCAAAAACAAAATGTCGCATTAAGAGATGCTAGTTACTGGGCTCAAACTTATTCTGGTTTTATTCCGAAGCTAATGAACTCATTAAATAACCTAAGCTTCACGATTATCGTAGGTGTCGGAGCGATTTTTGCCATTCGATTTGAAGGACTTGTTTCTATTGGAATCATCGTAACGTTCACCGCCTATTCTAGACAGTTTACGCGTCCTTTAAATGACTTGGCAAACCAGTTCAATGTTATTTTATCAGCAGTTGCAGGGGCTGAAAGAGTATTTCAAATACTAGATGAAAGAGTAGAGGAGATAGAGTCTGACTATCAGGCTATGAATGAGATTGTTGGAAAAGTAGAATTTCGTGACGTTTCCTTTGCTTATGAGGGTGAGCAAGTCCTAAAAGGAATTAGTTTTAAAGCGAATCCAGGTGAGACCATTGCATTAGTTGGACCAACAGGGGCTGGTAAGACGACGATAATATCATTAATTAGCCGCTTTTACGATCCTGTACAAGGTCAAATATTAATAGATGATACAGACATTCAGACATTTTCCAAAAGTAATTTACGCGACCAGGTTGGAGTTGTGTTACAGGATGCTCATTTGTTTGAGACGACCATTTGGGAAAATATCCGATATGGAAGGTTAGATGCAACGGATAAAGAAGTAGTAGAGGCTGCTAAAAATGCGAATGCGCATCACTTCATAAACAATCTTCCCGATGGATATGATACCGTTCTTTATTCAAATGGAGCCGGGATAAGTCATGGACAACGACAGCTGCTCTCCATCGCCCGGGTTTTGCTAGCGAACCCATCTATTCTAATATTAGATGAAGCAACAAGTGGGATTGATTCGATTACAGAATTGGCCATTAACGAAGCTTTATCTCGTGTAATGAAGGGACGAACTAGTTTTGTCATTGCCCATCGATTAAATACCGTAAGAAATGCTGATCAAATTTTTGTATTACAGAACGGTAGGATTATAGAGAGAGGAAATCATGAGTCACTTATGAATCAAGCGGGTTTCTATGCAGAATTAGTAGAAACACAAACAGAGAGAATCACAAATAATGCATGA
- a CDS encoding C40 family peptidase, translating to MQKHFKVMQDGRKLSIQKISNLPLHHYGVYIDYHLVASFHNGQQFYLDVSWLEPGEHHLMVVGYRLGAVDPMPIAEQYSLQVAGARDLSDIERNFRAGDILVASDNLNENITGYVGHSAIVVDDEYLIESPGGYPAIRKDTIQQYLDKHPVHAQFRPISKEMGLQAVKYAEQYLEDYKQNIKEGKNKPTFSFMAIQELENPWEYIYCSKLVWLSYAKGANYKFKNDFLWFSPEDLYKNLLDNQDFKTIYRHSDVKFKINS from the coding sequence ATGCAAAAGCATTTTAAAGTAATGCAAGATGGTCGAAAGCTTTCCATTCAAAAAATATCTAACTTGCCTTTACATCACTACGGTGTCTATATCGATTATCATCTTGTAGCTTCCTTTCATAATGGCCAACAGTTTTATTTGGATGTATCCTGGTTGGAGCCTGGGGAGCATCATTTAATGGTTGTTGGTTATCGTCTAGGGGCTGTCGATCCAATGCCAATTGCGGAACAATATTCACTGCAGGTGGCAGGAGCTAGAGATTTAAGTGATATAGAACGAAATTTCCGTGCTGGAGATATATTAGTGGCAAGTGATAATCTAAACGAAAATATAACTGGATATGTCGGACATTCGGCAATTGTTGTGGATGACGAATATCTCATTGAATCTCCTGGTGGATATCCAGCGATTCGGAAGGACACCATTCAACAATATTTAGACAAACATCCAGTTCACGCGCAGTTCAGACCAATCTCCAAGGAAATGGGGCTACAAGCCGTTAAGTATGCCGAACAATACTTGGAGGATTATAAACAGAATATTAAGGAAGGCAAAAATAAGCCAACCTTTTCTTTTATGGCTATCCAAGAACTCGAGAATCCTTGGGAATACATTTATTGTTCTAAACTAGTCTGGTTAAGCTATGCTAAAGGGGCAAATTATAAGTTTAAAAATGACTTTCTATGGTTTTCCCCTGAAGATTTATATAAGAATCTATTAGATAACCAAGATTTTAAAACGATTTATCGTCATAGTGATGTAAAATTTAAAATTAATTCGTAG
- a CDS encoding RidA family protein, which produces MVKAIHTDKAPQAIGPYSQAIDAGDFVFVSGQIPINPDTGEVVEGIEEQTAQVMKNLQAILTEAELSFSNVVKFTIYITSMEDFAIINEVYAGFLQEPYPARATVEVSKLPKDVRIEMDVVAVKNK; this is translated from the coding sequence GTGGTAAAAGCAATTCATACTGATAAAGCACCACAAGCGATTGGACCATATTCACAGGCGATTGACGCAGGAGACTTTGTTTTTGTATCTGGGCAAATCCCGATTAATCCAGATACGGGTGAAGTGGTAGAAGGGATTGAAGAGCAAACAGCACAAGTAATGAAAAATCTTCAAGCTATTTTAACAGAAGCGGAACTGTCCTTTTCAAATGTTGTAAAGTTTACAATTTACATAACCTCAATGGAGGACTTTGCCATAATCAATGAAGTATATGCTGGTTTTTTACAAGAGCCATATCCGGCGCGGGCGACAGTGGAAGTAAGTAAGCTTCCAAAAGACGTTCGTATCGAAATGGATGTTGTAGCGGTGAAAAACAAATAA
- a CDS encoding LLM class flavin-dependent oxidoreductase: MIQLSVLDQSAISKGSEAREALSQTVRLAQEVEELGYHRFWMSEHHLESLAHSSPEIMIPHVAAHTKKIRVGSGGVMLPHYSAYKVAENFRLLEALYPNRIDLGVGRAPGGIPIATAALQEYKQTNGDIFPQQVEDLMYYLTGSQQPNHRFPGLKAMPEITTHPQIWVLGSSGGSAGLASSHGLSYAFAQFISGQDGSGVVQHYQNSFQASALQTRPKSLVAFFFVCADTDEEAEWLAKSYDIQFLKVAKGEKIEGVISPEEAAQYRLSGFDQQLIEENRAKVLVGAPSTIKEQILAWKQRYGTSEFMLASMVYDFDVKRKGYRLLAEEFGLK, encoded by the coding sequence ATGATTCAATTAAGTGTGTTGGATCAATCAGCTATTTCAAAAGGAAGCGAAGCAAGAGAAGCATTATCACAAACCGTACGCTTAGCTCAAGAAGTAGAAGAACTCGGTTACCATAGATTCTGGATGTCCGAACATCACCTAGAAAGCTTGGCGCATTCTAGTCCGGAAATCATGATTCCGCATGTTGCAGCCCATACGAAAAAAATAAGGGTAGGATCTGGGGGTGTGATGCTTCCACATTACAGTGCGTATAAGGTAGCGGAAAATTTTCGTTTGTTAGAAGCGTTATACCCGAATCGAATTGACTTGGGAGTTGGTCGTGCACCTGGTGGAATTCCAATTGCAACAGCAGCTTTACAAGAATATAAGCAAACGAACGGAGATATTTTTCCGCAGCAAGTGGAAGATCTCATGTACTATTTGACAGGTTCGCAACAACCTAATCACAGATTCCCTGGTTTGAAGGCGATGCCAGAGATTACTACTCACCCACAGATATGGGTGTTAGGGTCTAGTGGAGGTAGTGCTGGGTTGGCATCCTCTCACGGTTTATCGTATGCATTTGCCCAATTCATAAGTGGACAGGATGGAAGTGGTGTTGTCCAGCATTATCAAAACAGTTTCCAAGCCTCTGCTTTACAAACGCGTCCGAAATCATTAGTAGCCTTCTTTTTTGTTTGTGCAGATACCGATGAAGAAGCAGAATGGTTAGCAAAAAGTTATGATATTCAGTTTTTAAAAGTAGCAAAAGGGGAAAAAATAGAGGGAGTAATTTCACCGGAGGAAGCTGCTCAATATCGACTTAGTGGCTTCGATCAACAACTTATCGAGGAAAACCGAGCGAAGGTTTTGGTAGGAGCTCCATCTACTATTAAGGAGCAGATACTGGCGTGGAAGCAACGTTATGGGACCAGTGAGTTTATGCTAGCAAGTATGGTGTACGACTTTGATGTAAAACGAAAAGGGTACCGTTTGTTAGCCGAGGAATTTGGGCTAAAATAG
- a CDS encoding NADPH:quinone oxidoreductase family protein: MDEFQALVVNQNGEEFDMKVDKLSKKDLPDEGVLIKVEYSSVNYKDAMTKMPNNPILKKYPMVPGIDLAGEVVESEDARFKKGEKVIATSYEIGVSHFGGYSAYARIPADWIVPLPKGLTTLEAMALGTAGFTAALSVQRLEDNGLAPDKGKVLVTGATGGVGSIAVTILNKRGYHVVASTGKQESHDYLKELGAAEVISREEVFDGNIKPLGKQQWIAAIDPVGGKPLAALLTKIAYGGSVAVSGLTAGMDVPTSVYPFILRGINLLGIDSVYCPMETRKPLWERLATDFKPENLKEFVQEIRLSDLPSTFDTLLQGRGTGRNVVKL, encoded by the coding sequence ATGGATGAATTTCAAGCGTTAGTCGTAAACCAAAATGGAGAAGAATTCGATATGAAGGTGGACAAGCTTTCAAAGAAGGATCTCCCTGATGAAGGGGTACTCATTAAAGTGGAGTATTCCAGCGTGAATTACAAGGATGCAATGACAAAGATGCCGAACAATCCGATATTAAAAAAGTATCCAATGGTACCAGGCATTGATTTAGCTGGTGAAGTGGTAGAATCCGAAGATGCTCGTTTCAAAAAAGGAGAAAAAGTAATCGCGACCAGCTACGAAATAGGTGTTTCACACTTTGGGGGGTATAGTGCATATGCACGTATCCCAGCAGATTGGATTGTGCCTTTACCGAAAGGACTCACTACATTAGAAGCGATGGCGCTAGGAACAGCTGGTTTCACTGCAGCTCTATCTGTTCAGCGGCTGGAAGATAACGGATTAGCCCCTGATAAAGGTAAAGTACTAGTAACCGGTGCAACAGGTGGGGTAGGAAGTATTGCTGTTACCATCTTAAATAAACGTGGCTATCATGTTGTAGCCAGCACTGGAAAACAAGAATCTCATGACTATTTAAAAGAACTTGGCGCAGCTGAAGTCATCTCTCGAGAAGAAGTATTTGATGGAAACATTAAACCTTTAGGCAAGCAACAATGGATAGCTGCTATCGACCCAGTTGGAGGGAAGCCGTTAGCTGCTTTACTAACAAAAATTGCGTACGGAGGATCCGTTGCTGTTAGTGGATTAACAGCTGGGATGGACGTTCCAACGTCCGTTTACCCGTTTATTCTGCGAGGGATAAATCTGTTAGGAATTGACTCTGTTTATTGTCCAATGGAAACAAGAAAACCATTATGGGAACGATTAGCAACGGACTTCAAGCCGGAAAATCTAAAGGAATTCGTGCAAGAGATACGTTTGAGCGACCTTCCGAGCACCTTTGATACGTTATTACAAGGAAGAGGAACTGGACGTAACGTCGTTAAACTCTAA
- the purU gene encoding formyltetrahydrofolate deformylase: MKAYIQRKIDEFQAENKNKARLLISCPDKPGIVAAVSKFLFGKGANIIESNQYSMNPEGGEFFIRIEFECPNLLERQSEIKEDFRQIAEAFSMEWKLMFVAETKKVAIFVSKEQHCLLELLWEWQSGDLMADIALVISNHEDAREFVESLDIPFYHIPANKDIRKQVEEQQLQLLNQYGVDFVILARYMQILTPDFVAELPNRIINIHHSFLPAFVGAKPYERAYNRGVKLIGATSHYVTNDLDEGPIIEQDISRVDHRDDVAKLKKIGQSIERSVLAKAVKWHLEDRVIVHENKTIVF, translated from the coding sequence ATGAAAGCATATATTCAACGTAAAATCGATGAATTTCAAGCAGAAAATAAAAACAAAGCAAGATTGCTAATCAGTTGTCCGGATAAACCGGGAATTGTTGCGGCTGTGTCCAAGTTTCTCTTTGGAAAAGGTGCAAACATCATTGAATCTAATCAATATTCGATGAATCCGGAAGGCGGAGAGTTTTTTATCCGAATAGAGTTTGAATGTCCAAATCTTTTGGAACGTCAATCAGAGATAAAGGAAGATTTTAGACAAATTGCAGAAGCATTTTCGATGGAGTGGAAGCTTATGTTTGTCGCAGAAACGAAAAAGGTTGCCATATTTGTATCTAAAGAGCAGCATTGTTTACTAGAGCTCTTATGGGAATGGCAAAGTGGCGATTTAATGGCGGATATCGCGCTTGTGATTAGCAATCATGAGGATGCAAGAGAATTTGTAGAGTCTCTAGATATTCCGTTCTATCATATTCCTGCGAACAAAGACATTCGGAAACAGGTAGAAGAACAACAGCTCCAATTATTAAATCAATACGGGGTGGATTTTGTTATTTTGGCCAGATACATGCAAATTCTTACACCCGATTTTGTTGCAGAGCTTCCGAATCGTATTATCAATATTCATCATTCATTCCTACCTGCTTTTGTAGGAGCAAAGCCTTATGAGCGTGCGTACAACCGAGGAGTGAAATTGATTGGAGCTACTTCTCACTACGTGACGAATGATTTAGATGAAGGTCCGATTATCGAGCAAGATATTAGTCGCGTTGATCATCGTGATGATGTAGCAAAACTTAAGAAGATTGGACAATCGATTGAAAGAAGTGTGTTGGCCAAGGCTGTTAAATGGCATTTGGAGGATCGAGTGATTGTACATGAAAATAAAACGATTGTGTTTTAG